The nucleotide window AATTTCATTTTATATTTCATCACTTTCACCCATAAAAAAAGACATTTACGTTTTGCAAATGCCTTTCCTGATTGTTTATTCAAATTTTATTGATCTCAAATAAAGTTTAAAATTATGCACTTTATTGCATTTGCTTTTTAGCTTCTAAAAATATTAATTTGCCACAGATTCACAGATTTTAAAATCATTTTAATCTGTGAATCTGTGGCAATTTCACAACTTTTTCGGAATCCAACTTTGCATACTTTATTTTACCAAGCCAAAACTAGAGACTTTCAGTCCACAGTGGTTTATTTATTTCCCAAAAAGCTTTCCTAAAAAGCCTCCGATTCCGCCTTTGTTTTTTGTTGCCGCTATGGCATCATCCATATCCAGTTTTCCATCCGCATTTTGATCCAAACCAAATTGGGTTCCATATTTTGAAATAGCATCCATTATTCCTGATGTTTGAGTGCCACCTCCTGAAATAGCCCCAATCAAATCTGTTAACTGAAAACTGTCATTTGGATCATTGGCTTTACCTACTAATCCTCCAAGTATTTTAGGAATCATACTACCTGCCACACCTGCGGCATCACTACTACTCAAACCAAATTTCTC belongs to Flavobacterium aquiphilum and includes:
- a CDS encoding DUF937 domain-containing protein, producing the protein MFEQLTQLVQQFGQEAVVNNNAVPNEHNEAVMNEAGNSIFSSLQQMASGGGIEKLAGLLQGNNAQDPSNPAVQQITQQLTGSLGEKFGLSSSDAAGVAGSMIPKILGGLVGKANDPNDSFQLTDLIGAISGGGTQTSGIMDAISKYGTQFGLDQNADGKLDMDDAIAATKNKGGIGGFLGKLFGK